The Cydia strobilella chromosome 16, ilCydStro3.1, whole genome shotgun sequence genomic sequence ttacctAGAACATACTATCACTATAAACATACTACAGTGAAAGTAGAAGTAGGATACTTGTTAAGCTGGTGATATCCTGGATAGGTTTCCTGATGTATAATTTCCTGAGCTTCTTGGAAACTTTAATTTTACTATGTGCAGTGGACCATTATAATTAACTAACACACATATGATACCTTGCCCCAACTTCTATAAAATACAGGTTTGCAGATGATatttaagtttgacatatctataataattcaatgattttaagaataataataactgcatgaataaattgctctgatatttagattaaggtaatatttaaaacttgacaatttaaaagtgtttgttgctaggcctatttgaataaagattatattgactttgactttgagaTACCAGACTATGATATTTTTTTGACTAATGTTGAGAAAGTTTATGTACATCATCATTATTCATACATCATTGATAACAATGATAAGAACCCATTAATAAGACAAAATTATCATTGTAGAGATATTAATACTTCAACCTGCCACCACATAGTACAAAAACATTATCCCAAAAAGAAAATACACAAAGTGTATGTTTAAACTATTATATTACAAAAGGTACACACCTGTTTCTTTTCCATCTTTGCTTTAATATCCCTCGCTAAGGTGTAAAATGCAGATTCCACATTTAATGAATCTTTTGCTGATGTCTCTACAAATTTTATCTGATATTCTACAGCTAACTGTTCCCCTCTCTCCTTTGAAACCTGTGTTGAACAAAAGTTACTATTTTAGAAATGTGtttacaaacaaatataaaaatactactAGTAAAATACTGCCTAGTAAGGcatgcaataataataattcagaaaCATACAACACAAAAGGAAGTAATGTGGTATATGATTCATTCATTAATGAAACAATCAAacaatacatttttagtttccTGTTTTAATATTACAAGTTATGAGGAAGTCACATTAATAGAAAGTgagtaaaaattatatattataaaaaaaaaattaagtggaaaaattactgccttgggtgggacttgaactccaatatgacttggaactccggtggccgtttaagaagtgtaaaactcttacggtagatttcgctagggtcccctagacccatatagtgggaagatttgctgactatggatgaggtcttggtgggtcagttggcagagcgctggagtatcgatccagaggccgtgagttcaagtctcacccaaggcagtaatttttccacttttaaatttattctaagcttaatagcatcgatcacagacatttctgcttgttaaaattaatttaaaacatttttttttatgaaagcatccatatttaaaataagcataATGAAACAAGATTTTTTACTCAATTTGGAAAAATGGTTACTAATATATCAAAATACTCTTTCAATATTTGTGAATTAACAAGAACATTCATGTGATGCACCAATGTCACAAAAAGAGGTCAGTTTAAGAATTGTGTCAGGGAAATtagcaattaaaattaattatgagCATGGGACACCATTGAAGCAGAGGCAGGAAACATAACTAATTATGTAGGTAGTTTTATTGAAAAGTTTTACCTGTCTCTTTGCATCTAGATCACACTTGTTGCCCAGGATCATCTTTTCCACATCCGCACTGGCATTCTCTTCTATGTTTCTTATCCAATTCTTAATATTTTCAAAGCTCTTCTCATTTGTAACATCATAAACAAGCATTATGCCCATTGAACCACGGTAGTAGGCAGTAGTAATTGTACGGAATCTCTCTTGGCCTGCTGTGTccctataattaaaaaatattttaacacagaTATCATTcatgattttaaaaatatttaaatgtataatacCAACCATATTTGTAACTTTACTTTCTTTCCATCAAGGTCTATTGTCCGAATTTTAAAGTCGATACCTGAAAGTAGCCAGCAGTTGATAAATTAGAACCTTCTAATAATTAAAGTTAGTGTGTATGATGTCATGAACAGTTACTTCATTAATTCGATAAGGGTTCAGTTAAACATGGAGCCGCACCCTTTCGCAGCACTGCTCTGTTCGGACGGGTACAAAAAATCACAAAGACCAGGAAAACAAAAAGGCCTCTCCAATGAcaaattatatgaaaaaaaggtaCAAGTTATCTGACAATAACCTTTGGTGTCTACACTGAGCACTTACCAATCGTCGATATGAATGAGATATTGAAAGCATCTTCCGAAAATCTGAATAATATAGATGTTTTACCGACTCCCGAGTCACCAATCAaaagcaatttaaataaataatcgtaagtttttgccatttttacaACAAAGTTAGTATAGAACAGACATATCCATTCATTAGCATTTTTGAGTAATAGCTAGTGATGTGTCAATTTGCTATAGATAAGATAACATTGTTAGTCGTTCACTTCCACATTACAAAAACCGGTAAACAACACTACGCCGAATTTATAATGTTCGAGTCACCAATCAaaagcaatttaaataaataatcgtaagtttttgccatttttacaACAAAGTTAGTATAGAACAACATATCCATTCATTAGCATTTTTGAGTAATAGCTAGTGATGTGTCAATTTGCTATAGATAAGATAACATTGTTAGTCGTTCACTTCCACATTACAAAAACCGGTAAACAACACTACGCCGAATTTATAATGTTCGAGTCACCAATCAaaagcaatttaaataaataatcgtaagtttttgccatttttacaACAAAGTTAgtgtttattaaatcacatttagaaacgggtctatcgcgaatttattttgttacctttatttac encodes the following:
- the LOC134748272 gene encoding ras-related protein Rab-8A, with translation MAKTYDYLFKLLLIGDSGVGKTSILFRFSEDAFNISFISTIGIDFKIRTIDLDGKKVKLQIWDTAGQERFRTITTAYYRGSMGIMLVYDVTNEKSFENIKNWIRNIEENASADVEKMILGNKCDLDAKRQVSKERGEQLAVEYQIKFVETSAKDSLNVESAFYTLARDIKAKMEKKQEASNPPARGDQRQIKASDQQRKPVSWLSRCSIL